The genomic segment GCATGATGAGGCGGGTGCCCGCGATCACGTCCCCCGGCATTTCCAGCATGAGGCGATGGTCGGCGGTGAGGAATGGCTCGCACTCTGCGCCGTTGATAATCACCCACTCAAGCTTCTTCTCCGGCGGGGGCGACAGTTTGAAATGCGCAGGGAATTCGGCCCCCCCCAACCCGACGACCCCTGCGTCTCTGATGCGCGCGACAATCTCTTCCCTCGACAGCGCGGATGGATCACCGCCCGCCACGCTCCCCCACACCCGCTCGTCCTTTCCGTCCCCCTCGATCTCCGCCGCCAGCCCCACCCCGCCGTAAGGGACGGGTACATTCTCGATGCGGGTGATGGTTCCGGAGATGCTCGCGTGGAGAGGAACCGAGACCGGCCCTGAAGCCTCCGCTATCTTCTCGCCCGTGCGGACATGCTGCCCCGCGCTCACCATGAAGCGCGGAGGCTCGCCGGCGTTCTGGACGAGCGGGATGCGGACAACCGGGGGCAGGGCGGCGCGCCTGATCGGGCAGTCCTTCGTCATCCCCTTGCGCTCGGGAGGGTGGATACCACCGCGGAATGTGCCCAGTCGCATCACTATATCCTCTTCCATGGTGATAACCGCATCACTGCACCTCAATGCGCCTCACGTCGAGCACCGGTATCCCTGACGTGGACCGGCCCATCTCATATCCCCACACCTTCACGCTGTCGCCTTCATAGTAGGAGAGGTTGGTCGCCCTCGACTTGAGGAGGCACAGAACCCGCATGCGCAGAAATCCCGCGACGAGGCTGTGGTCCGCTCCCGAAATGGCGCTCTCTTCCGACCTCACTATTCTGCCCTCGTAGGCGCGGGGGATTCCGGCCATCTCCAGCCGTATGGTTGCGGGGGCCCCTGGCTGCCCCTCGATCATCGCCCCCTCCACCCTCGGCGGTGCAGAAGCGACTGGCTGCTCCTCTACCTCCATGGCTTTCTCCTCCTCATCCTCCTCCTCGGAAGACAGCTTCTCCGGCTTCTCGCTCCCCTTCTCGTCGGGCAGAAGGTCAATGAGCTCGGAACTCACCCATAGGTATGTCCCGCGGGGCGGACTGATCGAAGTCCACTCCCCTCGCTTCTCGATTTCCTCAACCCGCTCACCCCTCGAGAGCTGGCAGACCACCGTTGAACTCGCCGACGGCTTTGCGCGGACATTGAGGCGGCCGGTGAGCACGCTCCCTCCGGAGATATAACGGCTCGAGACCCAGAACGGGACATCCCTGGGCGGCATGACGCAATACCAGCCCGAGACCCGGCCGCACACGGTCACTCGCGTGTCCCTGTCGAGCCGCGCGAGGATTTCGTAGTTCAGACTCCTCCCCGCGCGCAGGTTGACACGGTCAGTGTTTATCTCCCCGACGCAGGGGAAACCGATCTGCCCCGCGAGCGAAATGCCTGGATTGCATGCCGCAACGCCGGCCACGCACGCCGCAACACGAAAGATAGAGACACCCCCTTGCTGCAATATGTTCGTCCTCATTGCGCGCTCCTCCGTATGCGATGCGTTCGTGAATGTGCCCCCGACGACTCCTTTCGCTCGAATAGCTTATCCAATTCCTCTTCCCCGAGGAACCGGTATCCGCCCACCGGGAGCGCCCCGAGTTTCAGTTCGCCGATCGCGATCCTCCGCAACCGCTTCACGGGACATCCCACCGCGAGAAACATCCTCTTGAGCTGACGCTTCCTCCCCTCCCTGATCCTTATGGTGATCATCTCTCCCCTGCCCGACCGCTCCCGCTTCAGCACGCTCGCGGGGAGGGTTTTTCTGCCATCGAGGAATACGCCTCGCTCCAGGACCTCCCTCGCCTTCGGCGAGAGCGGCCGCTCTATGCATACCTGGTATGTTTTGCCGACACCGCCGCGCGGGTGCGCGACGCGATGGGTAAAATCCCCGTCGTTGGTGAGCACCACGAGGCCCTCCGCATCCAGGTCGAGACGCCCCACGGCGTACAACCTCTGCGGGACCCGCCGCAGGAGATCGAAAATTGTCCTCCGCCCGCGCTCGTCGGAGTTCGTGCAAAGATACCCTCGCGGTTTATTGAGTGCACAATACACCTTTTTCTCGAGCCTGACCCTTTCCGCGTCGAGGGTGATTGTATCCTGTGACGCATCGGCGCGGGTTCCAATATCACTCACCCGCATCCCATTGACGCAGACGCGACCCTGGACAATGAGCTCTTCGCACGCACGCCGCGACCCATACCCCGCCTCAGCCAATATTTTTTGGAGTCTTTGCATCATAAAAAAAAGGTTGATGGATGAGGGTTCGGGGTTGAGCGGACACACCTTTACATTTGAACCCTCAGCCCTCAACCAAGTTACTCCGTCACCTTCGTCTTGGGCAGGCCGAGCGGGGAATCCCCTTCTTTTAATTTTCCCTTGGCCTTGAGAATGTCAATGCGCTCGAACCTCTTGAGGACATTCCTCCTCGCCTTAACCTTCCCGCTCCCGCCGAAGCTCGGATGTCTGCTCATACCATGGACCTCCCCTCATTGTGTGAAACGCGGCACACCCGGCGCCATTGCCGTAGGCGATATTCCCGCGTTCAGTTTTGATCACGGTGCAGCAAGTTATCGAGCCCCTTCAGGTAACGCGCGCGATCGAAGGGGCGGTGTGCGCCCATGATCTCATATATCTCGTTGATCAGCACGGAGCCTATCATATGAATGGCCTCGTGACGGTCAATCCCCTTCCTCTGGAGC from the Candidatus Auribacterota bacterium genome contains:
- a CDS encoding small basic protein, with product MSRHPSFGGSGKVKARRNVLKRFERIDILKAKGKLKEGDSPLGLPKTKVTE
- a CDS encoding pseudouridine synthase, producing MMQRLQKILAEAGYGSRRACEELIVQGRVCVNGMRVSDIGTRADASQDTITLDAERVRLEKKVYCALNKPRGYLCTNSDERGRRTIFDLLRRVPQRLYAVGRLDLDAEGLVVLTNDGDFTHRVAHPRGGVGKTYQVCIERPLSPKAREVLERGVFLDGRKTLPASVLKRERSGRGEMITIRIREGRKRQLKRMFLAVGCPVKRLRRIAIGELKLGALPVGGYRFLGEEELDKLFERKESSGAHSRTHRIRRSAQ
- a CDS encoding SH3 domain-containing protein yields the protein MRTNILQQGGVSIFRVAACVAGVAACNPGISLAGQIGFPCVGEINTDRVNLRAGRSLNYEILARLDRDTRVTVCGRVSGWYCVMPPRDVPFWVSSRYISGGSVLTGRLNVRAKPSASSTVVCQLSRGERVEEIEKRGEWTSISPPRGTYLWVSSELIDLLPDEKGSEKPEKLSSEEEDEEEKAMEVEEQPVASAPPRVEGAMIEGQPGAPATIRLEMAGIPRAYEGRIVRSEESAISGADHSLVAGFLRMRVLCLLKSRATNLSYYEGDSVKVWGYEMGRSTSGIPVLDVRRIEVQ